A stretch of Blautia liquoris DNA encodes these proteins:
- a CDS encoding AIR synthase-related protein: MKNDNDMAIKINDSNAGTIAPHRDLVITKWIGLSAACILAENKEAELLEVFPPALIRAAKEFEQYLSVDTEREVADEFGAFTVCELGEGGIFAALWKLAQEGKTGVTVNLREIPIRQETVEICEYFDVNPYQISSKGSLLIVSEDGNELVSELDSRGIPAAVAGRTTKGKDKILKNGSELRYLNRPEFGEMEKVLQRTSH; this comes from the coding sequence ATGAAGAATGATAATGATATGGCGATAAAAATTAATGATTCAAACGCGGGAACAATTGCTCCCCATCGGGATCTGGTGATTACCAAGTGGATTGGTCTGAGCGCCGCCTGCATCCTTGCAGAGAATAAAGAGGCCGAACTCCTCGAAGTTTTTCCCCCTGCCCTGATTCGTGCTGCGAAGGAATTTGAACAGTATCTCTCAGTCGATACGGAGCGCGAGGTCGCGGATGAATTCGGTGCTTTTACAGTCTGTGAACTTGGAGAAGGCGGTATTTTTGCAGCCCTCTGGAAGCTGGCACAGGAGGGAAAGACAGGAGTTACTGTGAACTTAAGGGAAATTCCGATTCGTCAGGAGACGGTGGAAATCTGCGAATATTTTGACGTAAATCCCTATCAGATTTCCTCGAAAGGATCTCTTTTGATTGTTTCAGAGGATGGAAATGAATTGGTATCTGAATTGGACAGCAGGGGAATTCCTGCGGCCGTTGCAGGGCGCACGACAAAGGGGAAAGATAAAATCCTAAAAAATGGATCCGAACTTCGCTATCTGAATCGTCCGGAGTTTGGGGAGATGGAAAAAGTACTTCAAAGAACTTCACATTAG
- a CDS encoding tRNA (cytidine(34)-2'-O)-methyltransferase — MAHMNIVLHEPEIPSNTGNIGRTCVAAGATLHLIEPLGFKLNEKSIRRAGMDYWKELDVRIYLDYDDFLKKNEGAVIYYATTKGPHVYSDVHYEDNCFIMFGKESAGIPEDILYDNQKTAIRIPMIGKTRSLNLANSVSIVLYEALRQHDFDHMKLEGQLRSYRWK; from the coding sequence ATGGCACACATGAATATCGTACTGCATGAACCAGAGATTCCATCAAACACGGGGAATATTGGAAGGACCTGTGTGGCGGCAGGGGCCACGCTTCATCTGATTGAACCGCTGGGATTTAAGCTGAATGAAAAATCCATCAGACGTGCCGGGATGGATTACTGGAAGGAGCTAGATGTGAGGATATATCTGGATTATGATGACTTCCTGAAGAAGAATGAAGGTGCAGTGATTTACTATGCGACGACAAAAGGGCCTCACGTATACTCGGATGTACATTACGAAGACAATTGTTTCATCATGTTTGGAAAAGAAAGTGCAGGAATTCCTGAGGACATCCTGTATGACAATCAGAAAACTGCCATCAGGATTCCAATGATTGGAAAGACTCGATCATTAAATCTTGCAAATTCTGTGTCCATTGTTCTCTATGAGGCACTAAGACAGCATGATTTCGATCATATGAAACTGGAAGGTCAGCTTCGCAGCTATAGATGGAAATGA
- a CDS encoding sensor histidine kinase codes for MKNRLYSKFLIVYGMLGIACFILISTFGSHLIGQKVTNSVSASLYKEAAKIAENQGSRYYKDKDSLSDTYETLKSLSNYQNSQIWILGTTGDILLNTEMPLDEEHLEHIDHFDPLALGSDFYSTGRFFNYFDQEMLTVMMPITSNLVTRGYVAIHTDMDEIYRQRESILAVVYLLFLVIYALFFLILFLFSVSVYRPLAKITTGAREYADGNLTYNIPVRSNDEMGYLASTLNYMSDELNKTNEYQHKFVANISHDFRSPLTSIKGYVEAIKDGTIPQEMQGKYLDIVLFETERLNKLTKSMLTLNALDRKGQFLDITSFDINAVIKNTAAAFEVICTSKRITIQLLLAAQTLYVSADIGKIQQVLYNLIDNAVKFSDKDSTIYVETTEKHGKVFVSIKDTGMGIPSESLPKIWDRFYKTDASRGKDRKGTGLGLSIVKEIINAHNQNINVISTEGVGTEFVFTLDKGKTPSIGSRGASS; via the coding sequence ATGAAAAACAGACTCTACTCAAAGTTCTTAATCGTCTATGGAATGCTGGGAATTGCATGTTTCATTCTGATTTCCACTTTTGGCTCCCATCTGATTGGTCAAAAAGTGACGAATTCTGTCAGCGCATCACTCTATAAAGAGGCAGCGAAGATTGCAGAAAATCAGGGCTCACGCTATTACAAAGATAAGGATAGTCTGTCAGATACCTATGAGACTCTGAAATCCCTAAGTAATTATCAGAATTCACAGATCTGGATCCTCGGAACGACAGGTGACATCCTTCTGAATACCGAGATGCCTCTCGACGAAGAACATCTCGAGCATATTGACCATTTTGATCCTCTGGCTTTAGGATCCGATTTCTATTCCACGGGCCGCTTTTTTAATTACTTTGATCAGGAAATGCTGACTGTTATGATGCCGATCACCTCGAATCTTGTGACGAGAGGATATGTCGCCATACATACCGACATGGATGAGATTTACAGACAAAGGGAATCGATTCTCGCCGTCGTCTATCTGCTGTTCCTCGTGATTTATGCACTGTTCTTTCTTATTCTATTCCTGTTCTCTGTCTCTGTTTACCGGCCGTTGGCTAAGATCACGACAGGGGCAAGGGAATATGCAGACGGCAACCTCACCTATAATATTCCGGTCAGATCAAACGATGAGATGGGTTACCTTGCATCCACACTGAACTATATGTCTGACGAACTCAACAAGACGAATGAATACCAGCACAAATTTGTGGCGAATATCTCTCACGATTTTCGTTCTCCTCTGACCTCCATCAAGGGATATGTCGAGGCGATCAAGGATGGGACAATCCCTCAGGAAATGCAGGGAAAATATCTGGACATCGTACTTTTTGAGACAGAACGCCTGAATAAACTCACTAAAAGCATGCTGACGTTAAATGCCCTTGACCGCAAAGGCCAGTTTCTTGACATTACTTCTTTCGATATCAATGCCGTCATCAAGAATACCGCTGCTGCTTTTGAGGTTATCTGCACAAGCAAACGCATCACGATACAACTGCTGCTCGCGGCACAGACACTGTATGTATCTGCCGATATCGGAAAGATCCAGCAGGTTTTATATAATCTGATCGACAATGCAGTGAAATTCAGCGACAAAGACTCGACGATCTATGTAGAGACCACCGAAAAGCATGGTAAAGTGTTCGTATCCATCAAAGATACCGGGATGGGAATACCCAGTGAAAGTCTTCCAAAAATCTGGGATCGCTTTTATAAGACCGATGCTTCCCGCGGAAAGGACCGGAAGGGAACCGGACTAGGTCTTTCCATCGTAAAAGAAATCATCAATGCCCACAATCAGAACATCAATGTGATCAGCACCGAAGGCGTCGGAACCGAATTTGTTTTCACTCTTGACAAAGGAAAAACGCCCTCGATCGGCAGTCGGGGCGCATCATCATAG
- a CDS encoding response regulator transcription factor, with translation MALKQKILIVDDDANIAELISLYLTKECYECKIVYDGEGAIKENELFHPNLILLDLMLPGMDGYQVCREIRQNSNVPIIMLSAKGEIFDKVLGLELGADDYIMKPFDAKELVARVKAVLRRFQPSSIPMSVSQTNGKCVEYPDLIINLTNYSVIYKGETVEMPPKELELLYFLASSPNQVFTREQLLDHIWGYEYIGDTRTVDVHIKRLREKIKDHKSWAISTVWGIGYKFEVKG, from the coding sequence ATGGCACTGAAACAGAAAATATTGATCGTCGATGATGATGCCAATATCGCAGAGCTTATATCGCTTTATCTGACAAAGGAATGTTATGAATGTAAAATCGTATATGACGGGGAGGGCGCCATCAAAGAGAACGAGCTTTTTCACCCGAATCTGATCCTGCTTGATCTGATGCTTCCCGGCATGGACGGCTATCAGGTCTGCAGGGAAATTCGGCAGAATTCGAATGTACCAATCATCATGCTCTCCGCAAAAGGTGAGATCTTCGACAAGGTACTGGGCCTGGAGCTTGGTGCTGATGACTACATCATGAAGCCTTTCGATGCAAAAGAGCTGGTGGCAAGAGTTAAAGCAGTTCTCCGCCGTTTCCAGCCCTCTTCCATCCCTATGTCTGTCTCTCAGACGAATGGAAAATGCGTGGAATATCCCGACCTGATCATCAATCTCACCAACTATTCCGTTATTTATAAAGGAGAGACTGTTGAAATGCCGCCCAAAGAGCTGGAACTGCTTTATTTTCTGGCTTCCTCCCCTAATCAGGTGTTCACCAGAGAACAGCTTCTCGACCACATCTGGGGATATGAGTACATCGGGGACACGCGGACCGTGGACGTACATATTAAGCGTCTCAGAGAAAAGATCAAAGATCACAAAAGTTGGGCGATCAGTACCGTGTGGGGAATCGGATACAAATTCGAAGTAAAGGGGTAA
- a CDS encoding endonuclease MutS2, which produces MNKKTLKTLEYDKIIAMLVTHASSPMGKDLCQKLVPSDDISEIRRLQQETHDALSRLFRKGSPSFGNAKDIRPSLSRLTIGSSLNITELLAICDLLENAGRVKSYGRHENADTGDDVLDPLFCALEPLKPLSTRIRSCILSEDEIADDASSRLKQIRRQMRQAGEKIHTQLSSLLTGSLRTYLQDAVITMRNGRYCVPVKSEYRAQVPGMVHDQSSTGSTFFIEPMSIVKLNNDIRELETQEKAEIEVILAGLSQETSEHIDTIRYNLENLVELDFIFARAKLAMDMNANEPMFNTEGRIRIRKGRHPLIDKKKVVPIDVVLGDEFDLLIITGPNTGGKTVSLKTVGLLTLMGQSGLHIPALDRCELAVFREVYADIGDEQSIEQSLSTFSSHMTNVVNFIDQANSDSLVLFDELGAGTDPTEGAALAISILSYLHAQGIRTMATTHYSELKVYALSTPRVENASCEFDVDTLRPTYRLLIGIPGKSNAFAISSKLGLPNFIIDEAKKQISKEAESFEDVISSLEESRKTIEKERADLDAYKDQIKDLKAKLAKKQDQMDQRKDKMVKEAAAEAEKILRDAKEYADKTMRDFQKFGRDHIDVREMERQRQALREKMKEAEAKKSDFQKKPKSQKKLKPEDLHLGDAVHVFSLNLNGTVSSHPDNKGFLFVQMGIMRSKVHISDLQRIDETEIQTPSMQKTGSGKIRISKSASISPEIKLLGKTVDEAIAELDKYLDDAYLSHLKTVRVVHGKGTGALRKGIHNYLRRQRHVADFHLAEYGEGDAGVTIVNFK; this is translated from the coding sequence ATGAACAAGAAAACATTAAAAACTTTGGAATATGATAAAATCATTGCCATGCTTGTCACACACGCCTCCTCTCCCATGGGAAAGGATTTGTGCCAAAAGCTTGTGCCTTCCGATGACATCAGTGAGATTCGCCGTCTTCAGCAAGAGACTCACGACGCCCTGTCGCGCCTGTTTCGAAAGGGGAGTCCCTCCTTTGGAAATGCAAAAGACATCCGTCCGTCTCTTTCGAGGCTTACAATCGGCAGCTCACTGAATATCACAGAGCTGCTTGCGATCTGTGATCTGCTGGAGAACGCCGGTCGTGTCAAATCCTACGGCCGCCATGAGAATGCAGATACCGGGGACGATGTCCTCGATCCACTTTTTTGTGCGTTGGAGCCGTTAAAACCGCTCTCCACACGGATCCGCAGCTGTATTCTTTCAGAAGATGAGATTGCAGATGATGCAAGCAGCAGGTTAAAGCAGATCCGCCGACAGATGAGACAGGCCGGAGAGAAGATTCACACTCAGCTCTCCTCCTTGCTCACAGGTTCTCTGCGAACCTATCTTCAGGACGCAGTTATCACCATGAGAAATGGCAGATATTGCGTTCCAGTCAAATCTGAATACCGGGCACAGGTTCCCGGCATGGTTCATGATCAGTCTTCAACAGGCTCCACCTTTTTCATCGAGCCTATGAGCATCGTTAAGCTGAACAACGACATCCGCGAACTGGAGACACAGGAAAAGGCCGAAATCGAGGTAATCTTGGCCGGACTTAGTCAGGAAACGTCCGAGCATATTGATACGATCCGATACAATCTTGAGAATCTGGTTGAATTGGACTTCATCTTCGCCAGAGCAAAGCTTGCCATGGACATGAATGCAAATGAACCAATGTTCAATACCGAGGGACGAATCCGGATCCGAAAAGGACGCCATCCCCTGATTGACAAAAAAAAGGTTGTTCCGATTGATGTCGTGCTTGGTGACGAATTCGATCTTCTGATCATCACGGGACCCAATACCGGCGGCAAAACGGTCTCCCTTAAGACTGTGGGTCTTTTGACTTTGATGGGTCAGTCTGGGCTTCACATTCCTGCACTGGACCGCTGTGAACTCGCCGTATTTCGCGAAGTGTATGCCGATATCGGCGATGAGCAGAGCATTGAACAGTCCCTAAGTACTTTTTCATCGCATATGACAAATGTTGTGAACTTTATTGATCAGGCCAACTCGGATTCTTTGGTTCTCTTTGATGAGCTTGGAGCGGGAACAGATCCGACAGAGGGTGCAGCCCTGGCGATCTCCATCCTCTCCTATCTTCATGCACAGGGGATCCGCACCATGGCGACCACTCACTACAGCGAATTGAAAGTCTATGCACTTTCCACCCCTCGTGTCGAGAATGCAAGCTGCGAATTCGATGTGGATACGTTGCGTCCTACCTACCGCCTTCTGATCGGCATACCAGGAAAAAGCAATGCATTTGCCATTTCGTCAAAGCTTGGACTTCCGAACTTTATCATCGATGAAGCAAAAAAACAGATCAGCAAGGAGGCGGAATCTTTCGAGGATGTGATCTCATCCCTTGAGGAAAGCCGCAAGACAATTGAAAAGGAACGTGCGGATCTGGATGCCTACAAGGATCAGATCAAAGATCTGAAAGCAAAGTTGGCAAAAAAGCAGGATCAGATGGATCAGCGAAAAGACAAGATGGTAAAAGAAGCCGCTGCCGAGGCGGAGAAAATCTTGCGGGATGCCAAGGAATATGCAGACAAGACGATGCGGGATTTTCAAAAGTTCGGTCGTGACCACATTGATGTCCGCGAGATGGAAAGACAGCGTCAGGCTCTTAGAGAAAAGATGAAAGAAGCTGAAGCAAAGAAGTCTGACTTCCAGAAAAAACCAAAATCCCAGAAGAAACTAAAACCTGAAGACCTGCACCTCGGCGATGCTGTACATGTTTTCAGTTTGAATCTGAATGGAACCGTCAGCTCACACCCGGACAACAAAGGATTCCTCTTTGTTCAGATGGGGATTATGCGCTCCAAAGTGCATATATCCGATCTGCAGCGAATTGATGAGACTGAGATCCAGACGCCTTCTATGCAAAAAACGGGATCCGGCAAGATCCGAATATCCAAATCGGCAAGCATTTCCCCGGAGATCAAACTTCTCGGAAAAACCGTGGACGAGGCTATTGCAGAACTTGATAAATATCTGGATGATGCCTATCTCTCACATCTTAAGACCGTCCGCGTCGTACACGGCAAGGGAACAGGTGCCTTGAGAAAAGGAATTCACAACTATCTGCGTCGTCAGAGACATGTCGCTGATTTTCACCTGGCAGAATACGGCGAAGGAGATGCCGGGGTTACCATCGTAAATTTTAAATGA
- a CDS encoding S1C family serine protease — protein sequence MDHDQKPFDFLKESIKKKKWNKKDILARIALILGAGILFGAAAALIFAWVEPNAQTAIHGKMRPPKVDIPNDEDPSVAPQPEDSSSASNSSSVSSSSASSTSESQPTEEAKTDEIGLVEYKRLYKEMLDVAEKPKRAIVTVIGITNWMDYFNQNYENRQQISGLLVADNGQDLFILTEYRVVENVERIQVTFWDGSVIDATYLKHDPNTGLSILKVPRSELKQQTREGMEISPLGNSYGVSQGEPILAVGNPIGYSDSVAYGIITSVTNKISTIDTEYNLLTTDIMGSKEGSGVLVNLDGEIVGIIAQSYSSDDKNIITALAVSQIKPLIEKLSNNEQLNYIGIKGQDVTKEIADKIGIPKGVLVTTIQPDSPAMQSGIKEQDVIVKFNDDKITSLKQYHDSMDKCKPGQKVAITAMRRGAEGYGELPFEVTVGEN from the coding sequence ATGGATCATGATCAGAAGCCTTTTGATTTTCTCAAAGAAAGTATCAAGAAAAAGAAATGGAATAAGAAAGACATCCTGGCCCGAATCGCCCTGATTCTTGGGGCAGGAATACTCTTTGGGGCGGCAGCTGCCCTGATCTTTGCATGGGTGGAACCGAATGCCCAGACGGCGATTCACGGGAAGATGAGACCTCCGAAAGTGGACATTCCAAATGATGAGGATCCATCAGTGGCACCGCAGCCGGAAGATTCTTCTTCTGCCTCGAATTCCTCATCAGTATCATCCTCATCTGCTTCCTCTACGTCAGAGTCTCAGCCGACGGAAGAGGCGAAAACAGACGAAATCGGACTTGTGGAGTATAAACGGCTGTACAAGGAAATGCTTGACGTGGCCGAAAAGCCGAAACGTGCCATCGTGACAGTAATTGGCATCACAAACTGGATGGATTATTTTAATCAGAATTATGAGAACAGGCAGCAGATTTCCGGGCTTCTAGTTGCAGACAATGGACAAGATCTCTTCATACTAACGGAATATAGGGTCGTGGAGAATGTAGAGCGGATTCAGGTGACGTTCTGGGACGGTTCTGTGATCGATGCGACTTACCTGAAACATGATCCAAACACTGGGCTTTCGATCTTAAAAGTTCCAAGGTCGGAGCTTAAACAGCAGACTCGTGAGGGGATGGAAATCTCGCCGCTTGGCAATTCTTATGGTGTGTCTCAGGGTGAGCCGATTCTTGCAGTCGGAAATCCCATTGGTTACAGCGATTCTGTAGCGTATGGCATCATAACTTCTGTCACCAATAAGATTTCAACGATCGATACCGAGTATAACTTGCTGACTACTGATATTATGGGAAGTAAGGAAGGAAGCGGTGTTCTGGTGAATCTGGATGGAGAGATTGTGGGAATTATCGCACAAAGTTACAGTTCCGATGATAAAAATATCATCACAGCTCTTGCAGTGTCGCAGATCAAGCCGCTGATCGAAAAATTGTCGAATAATGAACAGCTGAACTATATCGGAATCAAGGGACAGGATGTCACGAAAGAAATTGCAGACAAGATCGGAATTCCCAAAGGAGTGCTGGTCACAACAATACAGCCGGATTCTCCGGCGATGCAGTCCGGGATCAAGGAACAGGATGTGATTGTGAAGTTTAATGACGATAAAATCACCTCACTGAAACAGTATCACGACAGCATGGATAAGTGCAAACCAGGGCAGAAGGTTGCAATAACAGCCATGAGAAGAGGGGCAGAAGGCTACGGAGAGCTCCCATTCGAGGTTACCGTGGGAGAAAATTAA
- a CDS encoding 3'-5' exoribonuclease YhaM family protein — protein sequence MKYIQELHEGNRMTGVYLCKHKQPAVTKNGKCYENVVLQDKTGTIDGKIWEPNSNGIGDFDSLDYIDVVGDVTSFAGSLQVSIKRVRKVNEGEYNPADYLPTSKFDTETMYQELLQFVRSVKNPYYSQLLSYYFEKDEELIKAFKGSSAAKNVHHGFLGGLLQHTLGVTRLCDFYANAYPVLSRDLLITSALFHDIGKTKELSAFPANDYTDDGQLLGHIMIGAEMIHDAVLTIPGFPQKLELELKHCILAHHGELEYGSPKKPALPEALALNLADNTDAKMETMSEIVEKAGDNRGWLGYNRFFESNIRKSSEC from the coding sequence ATGAAATATATTCAGGAATTACATGAGGGTAACAGAATGACAGGTGTTTATCTGTGTAAACACAAACAACCAGCGGTGACGAAGAACGGGAAGTGTTACGAGAATGTAGTTCTTCAGGATAAGACAGGAACGATTGACGGCAAGATCTGGGAGCCGAATTCCAACGGGATCGGCGATTTTGATTCCTTAGATTACATCGATGTTGTAGGTGATGTGACTAGCTTTGCAGGCTCCCTGCAGGTGAGCATCAAGAGAGTGCGAAAGGTAAATGAAGGCGAGTACAATCCTGCAGATTATCTTCCGACGAGCAAATTCGACACAGAGACGATGTACCAGGAGCTATTGCAGTTTGTAAGAAGCGTAAAGAATCCTTATTACTCACAGCTGCTGTCGTATTATTTTGAAAAAGATGAGGAATTGATTAAGGCTTTCAAAGGAAGCTCTGCTGCTAAAAACGTGCATCACGGTTTTCTGGGTGGTCTTTTGCAGCATACACTTGGCGTGACCCGGCTGTGCGATTTTTATGCAAATGCATACCCGGTTTTAAGCCGGGACCTTTTGATTACTTCTGCACTATTCCACGATATCGGGAAGACAAAAGAACTTTCAGCATTTCCGGCAAATGATTATACCGATGACGGACAGCTTCTCGGTCATATTATGATAGGTGCGGAAATGATTCATGATGCGGTACTCACGATCCCTGGATTTCCGCAAAAACTTGAACTTGAGCTGAAACACTGTATTCTGGCACATCACGGAGAACTGGAATATGGTTCACCGAAGAAACCGGCTCTTCCGGAGGCACTGGCTTTGAATCTTGCGGACAATACCGATGCCAAGATGGAGACGATGTCTGAGATCGTCGAAAAAGCGGGAGACAACAGGGGATGGCTCGGTTATAACCGTTTCTTCGAATCAAATATAAGAAAATCCTCTGAGTGCTAG
- the rlmD gene encoding 23S rRNA (uracil(1939)-C(5))-methyltransferase RlmD: MNHRKNDVLTLKIEDMGNDGEGIGKADGYTLFVKDAVIGDEVEVKIMKAKKHYGYAHLEKVVTPSPYRVEPLCPIARPCGGCQLQAMSYEEQLRFKQNKVLNNLTRIGGFPESDIPIEPILGMDEPFYYRNKAVFPIRADKDGNLITGFYAGRTHNIINNRRCYLGVKENEQVLDIVIAWMERNHITAYDEAAGNGLVRHILIRYGFSTKEVMVCLVINGKNLSRTEDLIEDLREIPGMTSITTCTNTKQTNVIMGDKIDLLWGQTYITDYIGKIQFQISPLSFYQVNPAQTKVLYETALEYADLHGDETVWDLYCGIGTISLFLAQKAKQVYGVEIVPEAIKDARHNAKLNKIENAKFFTGRAEDVLPDKYEKEQIHADVIVVDPPRKGCEESVLDTMIQMQPEKIVYVSCDSATLARDLKYLCRHGYEMKRVRGVDQFSQTVHVETACLLVRKP; the protein is encoded by the coding sequence ATGAATCACAGAAAAAATGATGTTTTGACCCTGAAAATTGAGGATATGGGAAATGATGGGGAAGGGATCGGAAAGGCAGATGGCTACACGCTGTTTGTCAAAGACGCAGTGATTGGTGACGAAGTTGAGGTCAAGATCATGAAGGCGAAGAAACACTATGGTTATGCTCATCTGGAGAAGGTGGTTACTCCTTCGCCTTACCGGGTGGAGCCGCTTTGCCCCATCGCAAGACCATGTGGTGGATGTCAGCTTCAGGCCATGTCCTACGAAGAGCAGCTTCGTTTCAAGCAGAACAAAGTTCTTAATAACCTGACCAGAATCGGAGGATTTCCGGAATCAGATATCCCGATAGAACCCATTTTGGGAATGGATGAGCCCTTTTATTATAGGAACAAAGCTGTATTTCCGATACGGGCAGACAAAGACGGAAATCTGATTACAGGTTTTTACGCAGGACGGACACACAACATTATCAATAATCGCAGATGTTATCTGGGCGTCAAAGAAAATGAACAGGTGCTTGACATTGTCATAGCCTGGATGGAGAGAAATCATATCACGGCATATGATGAAGCAGCCGGAAATGGTCTTGTGCGCCATATCCTGATTCGCTATGGATTTTCGACGAAGGAAGTGATGGTGTGTCTCGTCATCAATGGAAAGAATCTTTCGAGAACGGAAGACTTGATAGAAGATCTGCGGGAAATTCCCGGGATGACAAGCATCACGACCTGCACGAATACGAAGCAGACGAATGTCATCATGGGTGATAAGATCGATCTGCTGTGGGGACAGACCTACATTACTGATTATATTGGCAAAATCCAGTTTCAGATCTCCCCGTTGTCCTTTTATCAGGTAAATCCGGCCCAGACAAAAGTTCTCTATGAAACGGCACTCGAATATGCAGATCTGCATGGAGACGAGACCGTCTGGGATCTGTACTGCGGGATCGGAACGATATCGCTCTTTCTTGCGCAGAAAGCAAAACAAGTGTACGGTGTGGAAATCGTACCGGAGGCCATCAAAGACGCTAGACATAACGCCAAATTAAATAAAATCGAAAATGCGAAGTTTTTCACAGGCAGGGCAGAAGATGTGCTGCCGGATAAGTATGAAAAGGAACAGATCCATGCAGACGTCATCGTCGTGGATCCGCCGAGAAAAGGCTGCGAAGAGAGTGTACTCGACACCATGATACAGATGCAGCCGGAGAAAATTGTGTATGTAAGCTGCGATTCGGCGACCCTGGCAAGGGATCTGAAGTATCTGTGCAGACACGGGTATGAGATGAAGAGAGTCAGGGGTGTGGATCAGTTTTCGCAGACGGTGCACGTTGAGACTGCCTGCCTTCTGGTGCGGAAACCTTGA
- a CDS encoding winged helix-turn-helix transcriptional regulator, with protein MEKKHLFGKCPYVTSQKVLTGKWSMYIIYLLEQAGTIRFNELQRQMPEEMTHTTLSRQLKALENEGLIVRTEYAQIPPKVEYSLSEIGAKFSPVLKALEEWGDQYIAYMKQK; from the coding sequence ATGGAAAAGAAACATTTATTTGGTAAATGCCCCTATGTTACATCGCAAAAAGTGTTGACTGGAAAATGGTCCATGTACATTATTTATCTACTGGAGCAGGCAGGAACCATTCGGTTCAATGAACTTCAACGACAAATGCCAGAAGAAATGACGCACACCACTTTATCCAGGCAACTAAAAGCCCTTGAAAATGAGGGACTAATCGTCCGTACAGAATATGCTCAAATACCCCCCAAAGTAGAATACTCACTTAGTGAGATCGGAGCAAAATTTTCTCCTGTGTTAAAGGCTTTAGAGGAGTGGGGTGATCAATACATTGCATATATGAAGCAAAAATAG
- a CDS encoding pyridoxamine 5'-phosphate oxidase family protein, giving the protein MMNEVLEFLRDSGTFYLATNEDGQPRVRPFGAVAEFEGKLYFVTNNQKNVYHQMKNNANVEICGMSKGKWIRVAGNVEEDTRREARVAMMDQNTAALSSMYTVDDNLMTVFCFTSGIATISSFTEEPKTISL; this is encoded by the coding sequence ATGATGAATGAAGTATTAGAATTTTTAAGAGACAGTGGAACATTTTATTTAGCAACTAATGAAGATGGACAGCCTCGAGTTAGACCGTTTGGTGCGGTTGCAGAGTTTGAAGGGAAGCTGTATTTTGTAACGAATAATCAGAAAAATGTATATCATCAGATGAAGAATAATGCGAATGTTGAAATCTGCGGTATGAGTAAAGGGAAATGGATCCGTGTAGCTGGCAATGTGGAAGAAGATACCCGCAGAGAAGCAAGAGTAGCGATGATGGATCAAAATACTGCTGCTTTATCGAGTATGTATACAGTAGATGATAATTTAATGACAGTATTTTGTTTTACAAGCGGTATTGCAACGATATCATCGTTCACAGAAGAACCAAAAACAATATCACTATAA
- a CDS encoding DUF4825 domain-containing protein, with the protein MKKSKIFIVLLAVGIIVFGTIQLGIFKVNNAREEKYTKNQSDASTHDITAIEDYRTSYMGDATNVTKLFSVLPLNDLPKTFEINSDTRSLTVNYSDSIGVVGEERIKKNMVYNSIAAMSAIDNLSEITYNFSDNSYFFDRGKIKRILGNPLSELLDKEIWDNQVQSKLNSNDFIRQFFD; encoded by the coding sequence GTGAAGAAAAGCAAAATTTTTATTGTCCTTTTGGCTGTCGGGATCATTGTGTTCGGAACGATTCAGTTGGGGATTTTTAAAGTAAACAATGCAAGGGAAGAGAAATATACAAAAAATCAATCTGACGCTTCTACGCACGATATTACAGCGATTGAAGATTATCGAACCAGTTATATGGGCGATGCCACTAATGTTACAAAATTATTTAGCGTGTTACCTCTAAATGATTTGCCAAAGACATTTGAAATTAATTCTGATACCCGTTCATTGACCGTAAACTATTCAGATAGCATTGGAGTTGTAGGGGAAGAAAGAATCAAAAAAAATATGGTTTATAATTCTATTGCAGCTATGTCTGCAATAGATAATTTGTCGGAGATAACATACAATTTTTCTGACAATAGCTATTTTTTTGACAGAGGGAAAATTAAAAGAATTTTAGGAAACCCATTGTCGGAACTTCTTGATAAAGAAATTTGGGATAATCAGGTTCAAAGCAAATTAAATTCAAATGACTTTATCAGACAGTTTTTTGATTAG